The Nymphalis io chromosome 3, ilAglIoxx1.1, whole genome shotgun sequence genome contains the following window.
GATGAGATGATGTGGCCATGACAACGGAAAATTACAGTTATGAATTGGAAAAAGTATTAAgacataaatatacattcgattgttgatatattgttatcattattacttTCCCGTTTCGGGGCGTCGAATCACAAagagggataaaataaatacgaaattatcaacgcgcgtatcgcaaaagagtcgcccgcaataacgaatggtcgaagtgacgtcacagtcaaaactcggacggagcagaaattatacgagagcgtccaaattgatttgcttgtaaaaaaatgtttacatgatataatcatattttttcacacatgttattatgtataatcatctaaagattattttagtacaaaaagaatactatttttttttttatttacatcttccacgagatctcctaaactatccgcccgattgacttgaaatttatcACAGTTACTCTTTCCCTGACGTAGACGCTCGCTAataacggattttacgcaaattttaaccaaaatatttttttattcttatctaCTTAAAAGTGAGACTATCCTACATTTGAAACGATTTGAAAGCggtaaaagtcgagatggcccagtggtaagaacgcgtgaatcttaaccgatgatcgtgggttcaaacccgggcaagcaccactgaattttcatgtgcttaatttgtgattataattcatctcgtgctttacggcgaaggaaaacatcgtgaagaaacttgcatgtgtctaatttcactgaaattctgccacatgtgtattccaccaacccgcattggagcagcgtggtggaataagctccaaaccttctcctcaaaatgaggagagttggcctttagcccagcagtgggacattcaccggCTGTTTCGGAAGGCGGTAAAGTCTTTTGTCGTCATTTGCACTGTAGTATTCCCGCTCCGATATGAGTGTTCATTATTTCCTTTTTGAGCAAGAAATAATGACGAAATGTTGAAAAAACGTGAAGTAAGAATTCGTAGGTTTCCAAgcacattataaaaattatttataaataaaaattaatttatattttgaacataAGTAAaggacaaaattataatatatttttggtttagCTTAGAAGAAAAACGTTCCAAGCAAAGCAGAGCAAAAAGAGCACCTTCTGAGTTTCTTGGACACATTCCATTTTCTCAGCCGGTAGTGATTTTGCTTGGTAACTTGGAAAAATATTggttttgaattgtttttttagaattattaaaaaaaattaagtttattaataaatttaatttttgtcataATCATTGGGATATCtacgatatttataatattctcaaaaaaatgtctatgtaatctaataaatgttacaaattataacaTAGATAGTAAATTAATCGCTTTAAAACGATAAGGTCCTAATAAATTGGGTCGATACATCGACAGTGAGTTTAAAGCACTTCTGTGCGGCTACGCTTGACAATGTTGCACGTGTTCGCTTTGGTACTCGCGGCGTCGGCGGCGAGCGCCCAGACCTCGCCCAACGCGCAGCTCGTCCAGGAACTGTTGCAGGCTGATCCAGCAGCACGCCATTCCAACAACATCGTGCAGGATGCGCTGCTCGATGCGGTAAATTTGCAAACTTTTGATATCGTTACGTTATTTTGATACGCGATAGGAAATGTCGGTTTTAGTTGGTATATTATCCAAATTTTCACGCATCATAAttcatgtttatatttcaacaatattaattaacccGTTATGGATtagttaatatacaaataattacatgtgtgtgtgtgttttaagcaaaaattaaaattagcatATTCTATATATTCAAGAATGTTCTTATAATACGCACTTTGGAACACTCATATTGTCAAGCTATAACCATTTCGGAATCtggattttaaaagtaataaatagtaagctatttttataaaaacgtacctataactgatatttatatcagtgcacttaataaaaaaagtatagaaaCGTTATAATTGTAGGTGATATTTGAAGGTGAATGTTATTTCGGTTTTAGCCGGGTCTAATCCGTAAGTACGGTTACCCAGTGGAGGTACACAACATAGTGACGGCGGACGGATACATCGTGCAGGCGCATCGCATCCCGCACGGCCGCGACGCCAATAATCGGCCCGGACCGCGCCCAGTTGTGCTCGTCATGCATGGGCTCATGTGCTCCTCTGCTGACTTCCTCGTTCTCGGCCCTGGAAACGCACTCGGTAAGCTTAAaccactataaaataataacattatttctaTCAACTAGCCTGCAACGTGAAGAGCGATGTGCCGCTCATAAAacctattgtttataattttatttatttttctcccTTCTTTTTTCAGCTTACGTGCTTGCGGAGGCGGGTTACGACGTGTGGCTTGCCAACGCGCGCGGTAACTACTACTCGCGTCGACACATTTTCCTCGATCCTAACGACCGCGAGGGGCTTGAATTCTGGAAATTCAGCTGGGATGAAATAGGCAACCTCGATCTTCCCGCTCTCGTTAACTTCATCATCGCAAACACCGGCCAGCAAAAAATGCACTATATCGGCCATTCTCAGGGAACGACAACATTCCTCGTCCTGAACTCCTTGAGGCCCGAGTTTAAcgaaaaatttatttctttccaAGCGCTGGCTCCTTCTGCGTATGTCGAGCACAACGAGAATAAGTTACGAGAGATTATGGTGCAGTTCGAGAGTGTTTTAGAGGTAAGATGTAAAGCAAATCTGTCTTATCAATAATTAAGTACCTTGATTGTTTGTCTCTGTTGACCATCATATATTATGATACTAACAGTGttacgtaatttattttctatttattttttaattatttttatcttgcaG
Protein-coding sequences here:
- the LOC126781138 gene encoding lipase 1-like translates to MLHVFALVLAASAASAQTSPNAQLVQELLQADPAARHSNNIVQDALLDAPGLIRKYGYPVEVHNIVTADGYIVQAHRIPHGRDANNRPGPRPVVLVMHGLMCSSADFLVLGPGNALAYVLAEAGYDVWLANARGNYYSRRHIFLDPNDREGLEFWKFSWDEIGNLDLPALVNFIIANTGQQKMHYIGHSQGTTTFLVLNSLRPEFNEKFISFQALAPSAYVEHNENKLREIMVQFESVLESVAFSLGFGEAMGGEGWRQIFTALGLTLCNDQSFLQPLCVFAILGAGEIENFNKTMLPVIVGHNPAGAAIRQIIHYGQVLRFNRFARYNHANPLTNLAEYGSLTPPEYDLSRVTVPAYLHYGKNDAQSDYRDVLLLGERLGNTIGVYPIERETFNHFDFIWGGDVRTQLYDKLVDIMRSAERALDQNS